GCAGATTCACCCTTTTGAGTAAAGGAAAAACGTTTGACACCATTATTAAAATCAAAGACAGTAAATACTTTATGCTTGTAACTTGTTTGATTCAAACAGGGACTGGTTTGTCTTTTGCAGGGTAACCTGCTGCTGACAGGAGACAAAGATCAGCTGGTCATGTTGTTAGACCAGATCAACACCCCGTTTGTGCGCTCCAACCCCAGCGTGCTGCAGGGTCTGCTGCGCATCATCCCATACCTGTCCTTCGGTGAACTGGAGAAGATGAGGATCTTGGTGGAACGCTTCAAACCATGTTGCAACTTTGACAAGTGGGCATCAGCTTTCACTAAAAAAATACACACGTATTTcgtgtttttaaaatgaatcctGTTAAggactttaaagctttagtgtgtaactttgtgacattaatgaacgtccgttacattcaagccatttccACGAGTTGCTACagagctaattaagactatcagctccatacaactctctctgcatttctcagtatggctatgttcagaagattgtgtcgtccggtgtgTTTGCAGTTTGTGACAAAGTAGAACTGATCCCTGGCTTTGTTTTCTAAGGTACGACGAGGAGCACAGTGCAGATGACAAAGTGTTTTTGGATTGCTTCTGTAAAATCGCTTCTGGAATCAAAAATAACAGCAATGGCCATCAGCTGAAAGATCTTATTCTCCAGAAAGGAATCACACAAAGTGCACTGGACTACATGAAGAAACATATCCCCAATGCCAAAAAGTAGGTCTTCCCTCATCTTCATTTGCCCAAAGAGTCTTATCAAGACTTGTTGGTATAATTAAATATATGTGCTTGATTGTTTAAACCATTCTCTTCTTGTTCTGCACTCTCATTAGTCTGGATGCTGATGTCTGGAAGAAGTTCCTCTCCAGACCAGCTCTACCCTTCATTCTCAGATTGCTCCGTGGTTTGGCTACCCAACATCCCCCCACACAGGTACTAAATATTATGAATGTTCCATTGTAAACAGTTCCCATGTATGGAGGAGTAATTAGATAAACCATTTAAACCCATTAGACCCAGCACGCAAACTTAGAATCAACAATACCTTTGTAAACAAACACACCTACCTACCTAACATGACTGGATGTCATCTTATCTTCTGTTCAGGTGCTGATAGGCACAGATTCAATAACCAACTTGCACAAGCTGGAGCAGGTATCCAGTGACGAAGGCATCGGCACGCTGGCGGAAAACCTTCTGGAGGCGCTGAGGGAGCACAGTGATGTCAACCTGAAGATTGATGCAGCCCGCAGAGAGACCAGATCTGAAAAGAAACGGATGGCGATGGCCATGAGACAGAAGGCCCTGGGAACACTGGGCATGACGGTACACACCTTACCTCTTTCATTTaacttttccctttttttttcctctattttctttttctttactttgttAAAATGGTAATAATTTGTATCTCTACCACTGTCACTTTGTTTCATTTACACATCCCAGTGTTGTTGATTTTTGTTTAATGTGTGGTTTATGTGTTTGCCTTTCAGACCAATGAGAAGGGTCAGGTGGTGACCAAGACCTCACTGTTAAAGCAAATGGAGGAACTGATAGAGGAGCCGGGCTTGACCTGCTGTATCTGTAGAGAAGGTTACAAGTTCCAGGTACACATCCAGGATTAAGAAAATTGCACTCTTTTAGTTTGGATTAAATTATTTTACGTATCAGCTGCCACTTATAGTAGTTGTAGGCAGATACAATGATATAACAGCATTCTGAATCACTGAGTAGGACATGGCAATCTTCTTGTATACTGAATCAAGGTGTTTTGAATTAACCCTTCGGTCTTTGTCTCTTTTATCCTAGCCAACCAAAGTCCTGGGTATTTACACTTTCACGAAGCGTGTGGCCTTGGAGGATTTCGAAAACAAGCCTCGGAAGCAGCAGGGCTACAGCACTGTGTCGCACTTTAACATAGTCCATTATGACTGCCATCTGGCAGCTGTCAGGTAGCAACAAACACCATAATGTACCTGCTGATGTTTAGAGTGCCCTGTAACAAATGTTCTGCTGTAAACTCACTTTTCATTTGTTCTAATCtgatgttttttcatttttccattTCCCCGGGGCAGGCTGGCTCGTGGGCGAGAGGAGTGGGAGAGTGCTGCTCTCCAGAACGCCAACACCAAGTGTAATGGGCTGCTTCCTGTGTGGGGGCCACATGTGCCAGAATCAGCCTTTGCTACATGCTTAGCCAGGTAAAACCatacatcaacacacacacacacacacgtgcacaggGTAAAACATTCCTTCGTGTGGCACACAATAAATCATTCCCAACTGGATTTCTCTCTGGCACACAGGCACAACACGTATCTGCAGGAGTGCACGGGCCAGCGGGAACCAACGTACCAACTTAACATCCATGACACCAAACTGCTGTTCCTCCGCTTTGCTACCGAACAATCATTCAGTGTGGACACAGGCGGAGGAGGGCGAGAGAGCAACATCCACCTCATCCCCTACATCATCCACACTGTGCTCTACGTCCTCAACACGTATGTAcctttttgatttaaaaatgtacagtatcgtggtggcctctagctcacccagtaagagcgtttgccccatgttggctgagtcctgcagcggcgcagggttcggatccgacctgctgccctttgctgcgtgtcatcccccatctctctcccactttcatatctatccactttcaaataaagggaaaaagccttaaagtcttaaaaaaaaaaaaatatatatatatatatatatatatatatatatatatatatatataccacagAAATTACTCGTCACACATTCAATCTGTACCAGTGCCCAGATGCCAGATGACACAAACCCAACATTCAGCTGGTATAGTTCATGTATTTCCCTCATCTCACTTTGCTTTGCAAACTCTGTCACTGCAGTACAAGGGCTACGTCCCGGGAGGAGAAGAACCTGCAGAGTTTCCAGGAGCAGCCATGTGAGAAATGGGTGGAGAGCTCATACGAGGTTGAAGGGCCGCACTATTTCACCATCTTGGCCATGCACATCTTGCCGCCTGAACGCTGGAGGAGTTCACGTTTATACTTCCTGCGAAGACTCCTGGTCAACGCACACGCTCGCAAGGTCTCGGCAGTCTGCACCAACAAGTATGACacctccttttttatttttctgtcccTCTTTATTTTAAAACTGACGCATGGTTGATGCAGCATTTTTGTCCATATTAGTTAAATCCCTTCACTTTGGATCAAGTTGCGATTTGGGAAGCATCAAATGATCATTTTGCTCCCATGGGGTTTAAGGATGGCTGCCAACGGCAATAATGAAGCCTGTTTCAAACATTTCTGATATACCGCTGTTGTGTGAAGCAACTGAGTTAACTGAGTTAAGAAAACCATACTGGATGCTGTGTACTGTATTTTGGATTATCATATCAAACAAAAGAATACAATATATTTTGAAAGAAGTTCCTACACTCATCATCTCTTTTTATTATCAGACTCACAGATAAAGCACCAAAGGAATATGCAGTCTATCGCTCGCCTCTTCTCTTCTGGGGCCTGGTGGATCTCGTCTACGACATGTTCAGGGTAAATGTGTATGGCGATGCCACTAACATCATTCAGATGATATTCTactatgtttatgttttttgttggcATGCTTTGATTGATTGGGCCCTGATCAGTGTTGGTCATATCTTTGTAAAAGTTTtagtgtgttttaaaaatgaatcAAAGTTAACGCCTAAAGAAAGGCTTAATGAACAGTAACAGCATAAAACAGAGCTGAATGTTGACACGGCCAACAGAAACCTCCTTTTAATATAGTCAAGTGAAGtttgagacctcttttctttgaCATTAGTAGTACTGACATCATGTATGATAGAACATGTATTTCCACACTAAAACTACAGTGACTGAACTCACTGCTTTTTTTCTCCCACTTCTCTTTTTCATCTCTTTGGCCGTACAGAAAGTACCCACCAGCAACACAGAGGGGGGCTGGTCCTTCTCGCTGGCAGAATATGTCCGTCACAACGACATGCCCATCTACGAGGCCTCGGAGCGCGTGCTCAGGGCCTTCCAGGATGAACTCATGCCTGCCGAGTCCTTGTCAGAATTCTGTGATGTTGTAGGTCAGTATACATACACACCTGATTAACTTTATAACTGCCCAATTATTATCAAAATTCAGATGATAGAAAGATTATACTCGAAATCTGAATTAATTTGGGAAAAGGGACAAATCTGCAACGAGCCAACTGGCTGAACTGGAATGGTCTCTGATGCAGCTTTACTTACTTTCATTTGTGACGTATAAGTTCTCAGATGTGATGTGACGTGAATGTTATTAAGAAGCTTGACTTTATGTTTTTCTTCCAGGTCTCCTCGCTGAAATTGCAGACCCAGACCTCTTCCTGCAGGATTTGTTGAACTCTTTGCCCTAATGGTCAACCTCAACCCACACCCCTCCAAAACACAACAGCCCTGCAAATAAAGTTGGGACACCTACCaactgaaaaaacaacaacagattttctctttttacacactgacacatgccgagtacacacacagagtatacaCCATGCCTCTTACTTCCCTCCCCCATATGACCTCTTCAAATTAACTTTAAGCAGAAACTATCTGTTGTCTAAAAATCATCCACTTTTGGCAACATCTCTGTAATgtttaacacaaaaacacaatggcGTTAAAGGGTAAAGGGGAACACACTAAAATAGAATTTACGCTTTGCCCCTCTGATTCAGTCTACAGTTGATGACTGAGTTTCTCGCCAAGCTTGAGACAAGAGATCTGGGACTCTGCTGAGACATTTTGTGTATTACTATCAGAATGGCGAGCTGAGAgaatttaatgtttaaaaaataaacaatagttGTTCGGTTGATGGGAATAACTCGTGAATTCTGTTTTAGGTTGGAAACTTTTTTGGCTTTCaaacccctccccctcctcccctaaTATTGGGGTGCCATGTTAAGGTAACTAAAAAGGTTTGGGGATTTGACCCACCGCGTGTTAAGAGTGGCATTTGATTTTATCTTGTTTtcccttttgtttgtttggttgaagtttgtttttggtcagatttttttaaaatgacataAGGTTTCACTGTCACGTGGTTGCTAACCTGTCCTTTTCTCCGGGGCTCTTGCTGTTGGGTCTTCATGTAGGTTCGAACTGGAAATTGAGTgatggacagaaaaaaaatgtttttttttttttttttttgatttagtATGTGTAAGGTTTCTTTTATCAACCTCAAAAGCAAAATGGGGAAAAGAATgaatagttttttatttttttccataaagcTATGCCTTTGTGACAAAGTGAACTTTGGACTTGTGAAAGATTCCATTTGTTGCAATGAAATACCAGACATGtctaaattaataataaaacagacCTACATTATAtcctttaacacttttttctttgACTATTTATTTTGTTGAGTTTGATTTCTTCCCCAGCGGTTTCTTTATTTCTCGGGCCAACACTCTTGTGTCAATCCCCAGAATAGATTTCTGGAAAGCAAAGTGCCGCTGAGTTTTATCTTCAGCGATTGATTTTCAACATGCAGACCGTTACTTTGCCGTCCTTGTACTCAAGCTAAATGCATGGTGTGAAGTACACCCAGTTTATTGTTAGTTCGCCTATTCCCGCTGCTACAATGTTAAACTGTTGCTGAATGTCTGCTTTTTGAATTTAGCATATGATTAATAAAGCTGTAATAATTCCAAATCAGATCCAGGGTAACCTCTTCTGTCCCAGCTGCTGTTTACACAAATGTGCTGCTCTACAGACAGCATATTTGTTTTCAACTCGGCAAAGGCCTTTTTCACTGAAGACTTTTTGACATGTCCACACACTGTTACtgaattgtgttttattttatatgtacCAATAACAGAATGGCCCTCATAATATCCTTGCATATTATTGTACTTTTTCCACTGTCTGAGAGCCAGTCAGGTTGGTgttaggtctggcaatgcgagactacatgaAGGCAAACTATAAAAGGCCACCAGAGGGCGATATTCATTAAGACAGTGATAATGTGAGATATGGAAATTGTAACCCCGTATTTCCTACTCCCTGTGAATCAAATACACTCCAGTAATAAACTGAACGCATTaagtttacatttgaaaatggcTATTCAATATAATTATCATTTTTAATAGGAAATCATTTTTTAATCAAACTTAATGTGAGGAAAACATTATCACTTTATTCTCAACTTGAATATGAAAGCGCACATTTAGCACACTTTCAGCGACATTTTATACTTGACTAAAAATAACCACTCAACACAAtgcaaaaacatttacaaaacaaaGTATGCATTGGCATACACATTTCCCCTTTTATACAAAGGAATATGGCTTTAGTTTAACAACCTCAACAACATGGTCTTCAGGTGACCCGTTTCAATGAGTACTAAGGCTTGAGGCATAAAATGCACATTTTAAGGCCAATTTGTGAATCAATAAGATCACAGGGTATATGGTATTAATCTCCCATCTTTTCCACATTTTCCACAAACTGAAGTGAAAACACCCAAGAGAACATAAGAATTAAAGTCCTTTTTCATCTGAAGAATGTTTTCCATTTGGAGCTTCTTCTTGACAATGTTCAGTACTATGAAGCTTGTAGACAGTCCCACACATCCCATCTCATTTCATGtcctctttatgtgtgtgtccaccTCTTACTGGCAGCACAGCGGTGTCACGTCCTCAGCAGGTGAGGGGAACAGCCGCATGGCCTCTCTGGAGGATTTGGTGTAGCCGTTATGGAAAATCAAGGCCTTCTTTACTGTGAAGAAGGAGACCGTCTTGTCCCACACATCAGAGCTGGATACCCCAGTGTTGAGTTGGCTCTCCAGTGCTGAGCGGAGCCTTAGTGCTCTGTCTGTGCATTTCCTCTCCAAAACCATCACCTTACACATGctgaggaggaaaaaaaggagaaacatCAGATTAATGCTGGATACCCAGACAAAACACCAGTTGAAATTTTGCTTACAGAATCCACAAGTGTAACAAGGCTTGGTTGATCCAATTTACAAAACTGGAACATTTTCTCTCTTACCACAAGCGGTATCAAGCtgtttaaaaacagtttttttttagttctcCATGTATGATACTTCTGCTGTTGCCCTAACACAAAGGAGGTGAATTGAGTTTTGTTTGTGGTGCTCCCAGCAGTGAAAAAATTACAAAACTTATCTTTCTAGAATTAGTGTCCCTGTTACTCTGGATAGTCCACATGCCTTTTTGTGAACAGTTTTCCTTGGTAATACTCCCTGTTGTTAGTATGATCTGGGCACTGAAATTCACCTCCATTGTCTTGGAGTGGAGGCAGAAATATCAGAAACTgggcaaataaaaacaaatctgcaATAGAGCTAAGTGGGTGAACTGAGCCTTTAACAGATCACTTTGATCTTCTGCCCCAAAAAAGTCAACAGACGCTTCCATTCGATATTGGTGTGTTATTCGTGAGTCAGATTCCTGTATCAAGTGGCAATCATGGCCCTGATAACCTAACAAAACCCCACTAGCGAAAACCGACCCCGTAGTGACCTTGAATGAGACAAAAGTTCCAGGAAAAGAAATGAGTCAAATGAACTTCTTCTTCAGATGAGTTTTCTCCATTTGAGCTTACGTTGTGTGCTGATCCCTCATGGTGAATATGCAGTCAAATGGTGTCCAGTCAGTCCAGGCCTGTGTCAGCTACAAGAGGCGTTCAGAGTTATGATTTTACCCACTACGACCGCCCTCCTTTATATACTTATACCAACTTTCCCATCGATTTAATGTGATGCTGGTTCTCACAGTGTTTGGCCAATCACAAAGCAGTGTTATGACAATAGGATGTGAATGAATTAGTTGAATTCATGGGGTACAATGGCCCCAATCCAAACAAACAGGTGGGAGGGGCCCTTCGCTGGCCTCTTGTCGCTCAGCTGATATGCCACAACGAGGGAGATATCCTTGTCATTGTATCGACTGGGAGTGATATATGTGGTGGGAATGTGGAGATAAAATGTCAGCCTGATGACGTCCTACATGGAGAAGAAGTTTGTCCATTTGACAACATGGTGGACAAATATGTTCAGTCTAAACCTGAATGGCGTTAGACCTGCGCTTCCATTTTTTTATGTAGAAATGTAGACAAAGTTGTGCCTTTTTAAAGGTCTGCAATATGTAAACTCATCACAGGATTAATCACAACTGACAATAATATTGCTTCTCAGGTTGTTGACACTTGTTACAGTTGTGTcctcaatgtgtgtatttttcctGAGTCcactttttacaacttttttatttcatgcaaCTTATAATTTTTAGGCCCAAactgtgaaaacacacacacacacacacacacacacacacacacacacacacacacacacacacacacacacacacacacacacacacacacactccgtcccttttcttctcatttaactTTCTGTCTCTATTTCAGCCTCTCCAATTCTCACGGTGAGCGTCTCCCATGCTTGATTGGCTGACAATAGCTTACGATCCGTCCAGATGGTGTGCCTGGAAGCACTGTGttcctgggtgtgtgtgtgttgggagggGGGTTGGTCACTCAATCTTTGTTCGATGGGGCACACTTCCTTTGTGCAGCCGGCCTCAGTGTCATTAACACTGAAGTGTGGGAAGCCTGGGACCACAGCGGCTCCCACGTTCCACACAGGCAGGAAGGGAGCGTGTGACTGAGACGTGGCCAGCGGCGGGCAGGTCAgccagctgtgtgtctgtgtctgtgtgtgtgtgtgtgtgtgtgtgtgggagggaaaGTGAATGAGAGTGTGGCTGTATGTATAAGTATGTGAAGGTTTTAACTGATGTGTGAACATGTGCTGGGAGTGTGGAGACTGTTAGGATGTTTACAGTTGAAGCAGTTTCCTTCTCTAATGCTTCAAATGATGTTCACCTGCAATCAAATTAAAAAAGACAGACTGAATTTCAAATGCATGACAACTGAGTCCTTTTAACAGAAGTGTCAGAACTGATTTGTCAGTGACACATATTTAGAATGAGAGCATCTGTAACTGTAAATCTGTATTACTGTAAATAATGCCTTTTGCACAGGAAAACAGCAGGCTATGATAGTTAAAAGTTAAACCAGGAAGTTAGATCTCTAAAATTCACCTGATCGTCCACTCCAAACCAGTGAGAAGagaacagacaaaacaaaaatacagaaaCTTAACATGCGAAAGAAGAATGAATGTTGCTCTATTAAAACGGTGTGTGGGCCAAAATCACACAGAAAGAGTCCATACATTCTCTTTTCTTTATCAAGTAGTTTTTATTTGAGTCCTTAAACTTGCAGAGAAGCTCTTTTGTTATTCATCTCTGAGACGTCTCAACTGTTGCACAGCTCCATGAGGAAAGTCTGCCGTGTCAAACTGGTGGAAGTGGCTGCATGTTGGCCCTTTTCTAATGGTTGGCCCTCTGTAACACCCACGTGTGCCTGGTGGCAGAGGCACTTTGTGCTCAATTACGTGGCGGTTGAGATGACATGAGACAGCGGCGTGCTTCCCTCTGGGGTCACCACTTTCCCATATCAACACAAGCACTGGGTCAGTCTCCCAGCTacaccccctcctccctccccaccaccccaccccaccccggGCTCTTTCTCTCGCAGTCTATTCCTCCACCTGCTCCCCGGAGACACACTCATTGTCCCCACGGCTATAAACACTTCATTGAGCATGTGGCAGCCCTGCGTTCTTCAAAGCCCTTCCCAGCGCTCTCATTGGCTGGTGGACTGTGAGAAACTCCAACAAGCCCAAGACCCACACATTCATATGGAGATTTGGGTGTATAAATACAGGGCAGAGGCAGAGAAGAAGGCAGCTCAGATTCAACTGGCTCTTCGCACCGAGCAGGAACGCTCTAACTCTACAGCAATGGCGCCCACTGTTTTTGGACAAGCAAGCTATCCTAAGGAACACCTGACTCCTGCTCACAAGGTAAATTAGATTTCTATAAAGTCACTTTATAACTCCCTTATTGAATAGTGTTCATATAATATGAAAAGGTTTGATTTTATATTCTaaatgaattttttttcttcagctgAGAAAGCCAATGGTGGAGAAAATGCGCAGAGACCGCATCAACACCAGCATCGAGCAGCTGAAATCCCTGCTGGGTCCTGAGTTCCTCAGGCAGCAACCCGACTCTAAGCAAGAGAAGGCGGACATATTGGAGATGGCCGTGTCCTATCTGAGATGCtggcagcagcagaagcagcagcatcAGACCAGCGCGACCCCTGGCCTGATGACGGGCAGCGACGGCTACTCCCGCTGCGTGCAGGAGGCCGTCAGCTTCCTGTCCCACTGTGAGGTCCAGACTCAGGCCCACCGACGGCTGCTCAGCCACTTCCAGGGCTTGCAGGGGTCCAGCCACAGTCCCTGCACCCTCTCCCCTCCTGGCTCTCCACTCCATCAGGTCAGCTCCAGCAAGGGTCAGGCCAGCAGTGCTCTGTGGAGGCCCTGGTAGGATGGAGGCAGCATCACctccacacagagagaaagagaaatacgTCTGTGAACGTCATGGACAGAAAGTTGAAGACTTACTGAAGTCTGTTTTATATTGTTGAGTGTTTTACTAGTGTAAAAGGGCACAACGTACCAGTATTCCTTTGGAAGGACTGAAATGATTCAGGTTTTACTGAACATGTACACCATGTGTATGCACAATATACACTTTATAATTTAAAGTGGTTactctgtcattgtgttaaatGTTCCTCTGGGGAAAGacaacttttgtttgtttgttttgcaaacGTCACTGAATGATCTTGTTGTAACACCCACATTGGGTTGAAACTATTTAAGTGTCTGAGACACTGTTTGATTTCTGTGTTTAAACTACTGTCTATCTTTGGTACTGAGTATCACTGACTGATACATTTCATCAGCTTGTTGTTGATGAATCAACAACATCCCATAAATGGATCCCATGGATCCTCTTTTACTGTAAATCTTATTATGATTATACTTGATTATGACTATGTGTAACCATTTTTTGGCCTACTGTATATGTGAAGGAGTGTTGTACCTGTTAACTGTTCAGTTGTAATGTTCATGATAGATGTTTTTTCATCTTCAAGTGAATACCTTTTATAAAGGCATTTTATGTCAATCTTCACTGAAAGAATCTGTTAAATTGCTTCCTTGAGAAGTTTGCCTTTgaacttgaaaaataaatggaaaactTCACATGAAGTTTTGCAAATATAAACAATAGTAGTGTCTTTACTTTTCTCAGTGCTGACTGAGTGTCAGAGGACAACGtttatataaaaacatacattAGAACTGAAGTTTGTGTGTTAGTGCCGACATTAAGTCTTGAATGATTGAATGAATAATCAATGAATTCCTGTATGTAGGAGCGCACAAAGAGTTTGTGTTCTAGGCAGGGTTTTGGCAATAACTCCGTTAAGGACCACACATTTATATCAAGTCACACCAGAGAGTTTATCAGCACAGCATTCAACTAACATCACCTTCACTACTGTGCCTTGCTCAACAACATAGAAATCAAGGTTTGATTCCTCTTCTTGGATAATACTAAAAAAATGTGCTACATCGTCAGGTATTCATAATTTATTCTAACTCTGCACATTCACTTTGTTGCCATGTAGACCCCATACTTCAGTGTGCTCATATTTTAACAGTGTACACACTTTGCATTGTATGTTTTGAAGAATTATTTCAAGAATTGGAGAAAGCCCAAATTCTTCAGTACAAAGGAGCAAAGGAGAACACAGTTGTATTTATTCTGGTACCAAAGCAAATGAAACATAATCATTTCTACAGGTATTGAGTGGTTTCTTATTAGGAGCTGAACTGTTTTGCTGCACATTAAAACTGCATTTAAAATAATAGTCTTACTATAGTTAATTGATGTAAATGTGTGTTCTGGCACacagtgatttgcttgcagtgCAGATTATTCATTTTTAGTGCAAAATATCGTAATGACCTGATTTGACTACAAATGAGTTTTAAACCCCTCAGAAATATGATTAATGCTATTCAGGTAAACATTTTTTACTTCACTGACTTTTATCTTACTATTTGCCCCAGTATTTCCCACAGTGATCATTAAAGTTTCCTCTTATTTGAGCTTACTGGTGCACAGGTGTTCAAAAAATGGAAAAACTGGGGGGACACCCCCACATGTCACCCACTTGTGTTGTGGTGGTCGTGGCACGCTGTCTCCTGCTTGAATTATGTCTCAAGTGCCACAAAAGTCTTTCACAACtatttgtgt
The genomic region above belongs to Sander lucioperca isolate FBNREF2018 chromosome 12, SLUC_FBN_1.2, whole genome shotgun sequence and contains:
- the LOC116041076 gene encoding transcription factor HES-5-like; protein product: MWQPCVLQSPSQRSHWLVDCEKLQQAQDPHIHMEIWVYKYRAEAEKKAAQIQLALRTEQERSNSTAMAPTVFGQASYPKEHLTPAHKLRKPMVEKMRRDRINTSIEQLKSLLGPEFLRQQPDSKQEKADILEMAVSYLRCWQQQKQQHQTSATPGLMTGSDGYSRCVQEAVSFLSHCEVQTQAHRRLLSHFQGLQGSSHSPCTLSPPGSPLHQVSSSKGQASSALWRPW